Proteins found in one Arthrobacter sp. U41 genomic segment:
- a CDS encoding DUF2933 domain-containing protein — translation MDKRSPLNFGPGSGGATLRRTLTVLTVAVAVIYLLTSHWVHVLDALPYIFVVGMLGMHLFGHGGHGGHGGHGGGGGNHDK, via the coding sequence ATGGATAAGCGATCTCCCCTGAACTTCGGTCCCGGCTCCGGGGGAGCCACTCTGCGCCGCACACTGACCGTCCTCACCGTCGCGGTCGCCGTGATCTACCTCCTGACCAGCCATTGGGTTCATGTGCTCGATGCGCTGCCCTACATCTTCGTGGTGGGGATGCTGGGAATGCACCTTTTCGGTCACGGAGGCCATGGCGGTCACGGAGGCCACGGCGGCGGGGGTGGAAATCATGACAAGTGA
- a CDS encoding type II glyceraldehyde-3-phosphate dehydrogenase: MSKTRVAVNGYGVIGKRVADAVLLQPDMELIGVADIITDWRIRPAAGRFPLFASTSEARDAMGQAGLTISGDLDDLLAQADVVVDATPKHVAAGNLPRYRDAGVKVVLQGGESHDTTGHSFVAQANYDSALGRDMTRVVSCNTTSIVRVLGALQDAGLLAKARGVLIRRATDPWESHLGGIMNTMVPEPKIPSHQGPDARTVLPGLDVVTIAAKGAHTQTHNHYWTLQLTRPSTREEVLAALRAAPRIAFIRMADGLVALNSTIELMKDLGRPRGDMWEVAVWEELVTVEGDEAYLTYQVYNEAIVIPETIDAIRALTGSAPDAVTSMTMTDSTLGMRQDFLAEHRPVLPGGRP; this comes from the coding sequence ATGAGTAAGACCAGAGTGGCCGTCAACGGATACGGAGTCATCGGCAAGCGGGTAGCCGACGCAGTCCTGTTGCAGCCGGACATGGAACTGATCGGCGTCGCCGATATCATCACCGACTGGCGGATCCGCCCTGCTGCGGGACGTTTTCCGCTGTTCGCATCCACCTCCGAAGCGCGGGACGCGATGGGCCAGGCAGGCCTGACCATCTCCGGAGACCTGGACGACCTGCTGGCCCAGGCGGACGTCGTCGTGGATGCGACACCCAAACATGTGGCGGCCGGCAATCTGCCCCGCTACCGGGACGCCGGTGTAAAAGTCGTCCTGCAGGGCGGTGAATCCCATGACACCACAGGGCATTCATTCGTGGCGCAGGCCAACTATGACAGCGCGCTCGGCCGGGACATGACCCGTGTCGTCTCCTGCAACACGACCAGCATCGTCCGGGTACTTGGTGCCCTGCAGGACGCGGGCCTGCTGGCCAAGGCCCGCGGAGTCCTCATCCGCCGCGCCACCGACCCCTGGGAATCCCACCTCGGAGGGATCATGAACACGATGGTCCCGGAACCAAAAATACCCTCCCACCAGGGCCCGGACGCCCGGACCGTCCTGCCCGGTCTCGACGTTGTCACCATTGCGGCCAAGGGCGCGCACACCCAGACCCACAACCATTACTGGACGCTCCAGCTCACCAGGCCCTCGACGCGGGAAGAAGTCCTCGCAGCACTGCGGGCCGCACCGCGGATAGCGTTCATCCGGATGGCTGACGGGCTCGTCGCACTGAACTCGACCATCGAACTGATGAAGGACCTCGGCCGGCCCCGCGGGGACATGTGGGAAGTCGCAGTCTGGGAGGAACTGGTCACCGTCGAAGGAGACGAGGCCTACCTGACCTACCAGGTCTACAACGAGGCCATCGTCATACCCGAAACCATCGACGCCATCCGCGCCCTGACAGGATCCGCCCCGGACGCAGTGACATCGATGACGATGACCGACTCCACGCTGGGCATGAGGCAGGACTTCCTCGCCGAGCATCGTCCCGTCCTGCCGGGAGGCCGGCCGTGA
- a CDS encoding beta-phosphoglucomutase family hydrolase — MAQVHAGGSHPSSDSRHGAAALPYQAVLFDMDGVVTQTASVHAAAWKKLFDAVLADPRLNAGVADPFDEDADYRRYVDGRQREDGVTAFLASRGARLPAGSPDDGPEAWSVHGLGARKNALFLQAVTRDGIRAYPGTTALLARLRTAGIPMGLVTASRNARALLKAAGLDTGFDVIIDGQTAAEQNLPGKPDPAMFLEAARRLGVAPRHAAVIEDAAAGVQAGRRGGFGLVVGIDRAGHREQLEAAGADIVLGDVAELDLGASRTDPWTLVYDGFDPAHEGHREVLTALGNGYMATRGTQPEHSDDGVHYPGTYLAGVYNRTTGTIHGRDLEEEHLVNIPNWLPVDVRIGAGPWWSTGDIQVAEERSELDLRRGLLTRRATLAGPDGEQLTVVQRRLVSMHNPHLAALETTLTARGFSCAVSIRAGIDARVANTNVRDYAGTGQRHLTDPVFTEVDSGTVLCAVQTSQSRIRIALAVRTVFDGGPAPTPRDAGSDGGRHFRQFDLRLADGQPSTMARTASLVTSRDGAISSPEAAALAGLSRLGTGFAALLRDHEAAWRRLWEWFGISLDGDRQSRLVLNLHVFHLLQTISVHTAALDAGVPARGLHGEGYRGHVFWDELFVFPVIGLRLPEVSRALLEYRWRRLDAARAAARAQGLQGALFPWQSGSDGREETPRQLYNARSARWMPDNSSRQRHVGLAVAYNAWQHFQATGDRDWLTARGGELIIEVTRTFASLATYDPVKDRFHVSGVMGPDEYHDGYPDTPGAGLRDNAYTNVLLSWLCDRAADVLDELAGHPGDDLGDRLQITGEEISHWSRISRRLAVPFHADGVLSQFDGYEDLAELDWPAYRATYGNIGRLDLILEAENDATNRYKLAKQADVLMLIYLLGPAGVIRQLHRLGYPFAEPDLERTVEYYLARTANGSTLSRVVHASVLARIDESRAWQVFREALVSDLDDTQGGTTREGIHLGAMSGTVDVVLRAFAGLQTEADALTFSPRLPARLGSTGFQIRYRGHRIEVSLSVETLRIRLQPCSAPAVRIGVEGIYAQLAGGESMDFPLVPKTAKPAGLRTANDDTTQPHVERQTNE, encoded by the coding sequence ATGGCGCAGGTCCATGCGGGCGGCAGCCACCCATCCAGTGATTCCCGGCACGGCGCGGCAGCACTGCCGTATCAGGCGGTGCTGTTCGACATGGATGGAGTCGTCACACAGACCGCCTCCGTGCATGCGGCGGCCTGGAAGAAGCTATTCGACGCTGTCCTGGCCGACCCCAGGCTCAATGCCGGCGTCGCGGACCCCTTCGACGAGGACGCGGACTACCGGCGGTACGTTGACGGCCGGCAGCGGGAGGACGGAGTCACCGCCTTCCTGGCCTCCCGCGGCGCCCGGCTTCCCGCCGGCAGCCCGGACGACGGGCCGGAGGCCTGGTCCGTCCACGGACTCGGCGCCCGCAAGAACGCCCTGTTCCTGCAAGCCGTGACCCGCGACGGCATCCGGGCCTACCCCGGGACCACGGCGCTGCTGGCCCGCCTACGCACAGCGGGAATCCCCATGGGCCTGGTCACGGCCAGCCGCAACGCCCGCGCCCTGCTGAAGGCTGCCGGCCTCGATACCGGATTCGACGTCATCATCGACGGGCAGACCGCCGCCGAACAGAACCTGCCGGGTAAACCCGACCCGGCCATGTTCCTCGAGGCAGCGCGCCGGCTCGGCGTGGCACCCCGGCATGCCGCGGTGATCGAGGACGCCGCCGCCGGTGTCCAGGCAGGCCGCCGCGGCGGCTTCGGACTGGTCGTCGGCATTGACCGCGCCGGGCACCGGGAACAGCTGGAGGCGGCCGGCGCCGACATCGTCCTCGGCGACGTCGCCGAGCTGGACCTGGGGGCCTCACGCACCGATCCGTGGACGCTCGTGTATGACGGGTTCGACCCTGCCCACGAAGGCCACCGGGAGGTCCTGACCGCCCTGGGCAACGGATACATGGCAACACGCGGCACCCAGCCGGAGCACAGTGACGACGGCGTGCATTATCCCGGGACCTATCTGGCCGGTGTCTACAACCGGACGACGGGCACCATTCACGGCCGCGACCTGGAAGAAGAGCATCTGGTCAATATCCCTAACTGGCTGCCGGTGGACGTGCGCATCGGCGCCGGGCCATGGTGGTCAACCGGAGACATTCAGGTCGCCGAGGAGCGAAGCGAGCTCGATCTGCGCCGGGGCCTGCTGACCCGCCGCGCAACCCTCGCGGGCCCGGACGGGGAACAGCTCACCGTCGTGCAGCGGCGGCTGGTCTCCATGCACAATCCCCACCTGGCCGCGCTCGAGACGACCCTGACGGCCCGCGGCTTCAGCTGCGCCGTGAGCATCCGTGCGGGCATCGATGCCAGGGTGGCCAACACCAACGTCCGCGACTATGCCGGCACCGGGCAGCGGCACCTGACCGACCCTGTATTCACCGAAGTGGACAGCGGCACCGTCCTCTGCGCGGTCCAGACCAGCCAGAGCCGGATCCGCATCGCCCTGGCTGTCCGGACGGTGTTCGACGGCGGCCCGGCACCAACGCCCCGGGACGCCGGGAGCGACGGTGGACGGCACTTCCGGCAGTTCGACCTCCGGCTGGCCGACGGACAGCCGTCCACCATGGCCAGGACCGCGTCGCTGGTCACCTCCCGCGACGGCGCCATCTCATCCCCCGAGGCCGCAGCCCTGGCCGGGCTTTCCCGTCTTGGCACGGGTTTCGCCGCGCTGCTCAGGGACCACGAAGCTGCCTGGCGGCGCCTGTGGGAGTGGTTCGGGATCAGCCTCGACGGGGACCGGCAGTCCCGGCTGGTACTGAACCTGCACGTCTTCCACCTGCTGCAGACCATTTCCGTGCATACCGCTGCCCTGGATGCCGGCGTACCGGCGCGGGGCCTGCACGGGGAAGGGTACCGCGGTCACGTCTTTTGGGACGAACTGTTCGTCTTTCCCGTGATCGGGCTCCGCCTCCCCGAGGTCAGCCGGGCCCTGCTGGAGTACCGCTGGCGCAGGCTTGATGCTGCGCGGGCCGCCGCACGGGCGCAGGGCCTCCAGGGTGCGCTGTTCCCGTGGCAGAGTGGCAGCGACGGACGGGAGGAGACGCCCCGCCAGCTCTACAACGCCCGGTCCGCCCGGTGGATGCCGGACAACTCCAGCCGCCAGCGGCACGTCGGTCTCGCCGTCGCCTACAACGCCTGGCAGCACTTCCAGGCCACGGGGGACCGGGACTGGCTGACGGCCCGCGGCGGGGAACTGATCATCGAAGTGACCCGGACATTCGCCTCGCTGGCCACCTATGATCCGGTAAAGGACAGGTTCCACGTTTCAGGGGTGATGGGGCCCGACGAATACCACGACGGGTACCCGGATACGCCCGGGGCCGGCTTGCGCGATAACGCCTACACCAACGTGCTCCTCTCCTGGCTGTGCGACCGCGCCGCCGACGTGCTGGATGAACTCGCGGGCCATCCCGGCGATGACCTCGGTGACCGGCTGCAGATCACCGGGGAGGAAATCAGCCACTGGTCCCGGATCAGCCGCAGACTCGCCGTGCCGTTCCATGCCGACGGGGTCCTCAGCCAGTTCGATGGGTACGAAGACCTGGCAGAACTGGACTGGCCGGCCTACCGGGCCACGTACGGCAATATCGGGCGGCTCGATTTGATCCTCGAAGCCGAAAACGATGCCACCAACCGGTACAAACTCGCTAAGCAGGCGGACGTCCTGATGCTGATCTACCTGCTGGGGCCCGCCGGGGTGATCAGGCAGCTGCACCGGCTCGGCTATCCGTTCGCGGAGCCCGACCTGGAGCGCACCGTGGAGTACTACCTGGCCAGGACCGCCAACGGATCGACGCTCAGCCGGGTGGTGCATGCCTCGGTACTCGCCCGGATTGACGAATCCCGGGCCTGGCAGGTCTTCCGTGAGGCCTTGGTCTCCGACTTGGACGATACCCAGGGCGGAACGACCCGGGAAGGTATCCATCTGGGCGCCATGTCCGGGACGGTCGATGTCGTCCTCCGGGCTTTCGCCGGCCTGCAGACAGAGGCCGACGCGCTGACCTTTTCTCCCCGGCTCCCGGCCCGGCTCGGAAGCACCGGGTTCCAGATCCGGTACCGGGGCCACCGCATCGAGGTGTCCCTAAGCGTTGAAACCCTCCGGATCCGGCTACAGCCCTGCAGTGCACCCGCTGTGCGGATAGGTGTCGAAGGAATCTATGCACAGCTCGCCGGCGGGGAAAGCATGGACTTCCCCCTGGTACCGAAGACCGCAAAACCAGCGGGGCTGAGAACCGCCAACGACGACACAACGCAACCGCATGTGGAAAGGCAAACCAATGAGTAA
- a CDS encoding phosphoketolase family protein produces the protein MTDHQQPQTPIPVLRPEQLDRIHAWWRAANYLSVGQIYLMDNPLLREPLRPEHIKPRLLGHWGTTPGLNFIYAHLNRAIMERDLDMIYIMGPGHGGPGPVAAAWLDGTYSETYPDISLDLAGMRRLFRQFSFPGGIPSHVAPETPGSIHEGGELGYALSHAYGAAFDNPDLIVAAVIGDGEAETGPLAASWHSNKFVNPDRDGTVLPILHLNGYKIANPTVLDRISHEELDSLLRGYGHTPYYVDGSDPEQMHQDFARTLDACLDEIREIKRGAREDGRTERPRWPMIVLRSPKGWTGPVEVDGLKVEGSWRSHQVPFTQARENDSHRAVLEQWLRSYRPEELFDDAGAPVAAVGGLHPVGERRMSANPHANGGLLLRDLRMPDFADYAVPVAHPGTGAVESTRVLGTFLRDIMAANMDNFRVFAPDENNSNRLGDIFDATDRAWNARTVPEDDHLARDGRVMEILSEHTCQGWLEGYLLSGRHGFFSCYEAFIHIVDSMFNQHAKWLTTTNDIPWRRPVASLNYLLTSHVWRQDNNGFSHQDPGFIDHVINKKTDVIRVYLPPDANTLLSVADHCLRSRQYVNVIVAGKQPQLQYLDMQQAIVHCTKGIGIWDWASSDAVGEPDVVMGCAGDVPTMETLAAVDILRGRFPDLKIRVVNVVDLMRLQDDTEHPHGLSGRDFDALFTTDKPVIFAYHGYPWLIHRLTYRRTNHGNIHVRGYKEEGTTTTPFDMCVLNQLDRFNLAIDVIDRVPKLKDVSAHVREELKNKLIEHRQYIRAHGEDMPEIRNWEWASAPGPANVPADEAVEEPA, from the coding sequence ATGACAGACCATCAACAGCCGCAAACCCCGATACCCGTTCTCAGACCCGAACAGCTGGACCGCATCCATGCCTGGTGGCGGGCCGCGAACTACCTCTCCGTCGGCCAGATCTACCTGATGGATAACCCTCTGCTGCGCGAACCGCTGCGCCCCGAGCACATCAAGCCGCGGCTGCTGGGGCACTGGGGCACCACCCCGGGCCTGAATTTCATCTACGCCCACCTGAACCGGGCCATCATGGAACGGGACCTGGACATGATCTACATCATGGGCCCCGGCCACGGCGGACCGGGCCCGGTGGCGGCAGCCTGGCTGGACGGCACCTACAGCGAAACATACCCGGATATTTCCCTGGACCTCGCCGGGATGAGGCGGCTGTTCCGCCAGTTCTCTTTTCCCGGCGGCATCCCCAGCCATGTGGCCCCGGAGACACCGGGATCCATCCACGAGGGCGGGGAGCTCGGCTACGCGCTCTCGCACGCCTACGGGGCAGCGTTCGATAACCCGGACCTCATCGTGGCGGCCGTGATCGGTGACGGGGAAGCAGAGACGGGCCCGCTGGCCGCGAGCTGGCACTCCAACAAATTCGTGAACCCGGACCGGGACGGCACCGTCCTGCCGATCCTGCACCTGAACGGCTACAAAATCGCCAACCCCACGGTCCTGGACCGGATCAGCCATGAGGAACTGGACTCGCTGTTGCGCGGGTACGGTCACACACCGTATTACGTGGACGGCTCCGACCCGGAACAGATGCACCAGGACTTCGCCCGGACCCTGGATGCCTGCCTGGACGAGATCCGTGAGATCAAGCGCGGCGCGCGTGAGGACGGCCGGACGGAACGGCCGCGCTGGCCCATGATCGTCCTGCGCTCTCCCAAGGGTTGGACGGGACCGGTCGAAGTGGACGGGTTGAAGGTGGAGGGAAGCTGGCGTTCACACCAGGTGCCCTTCACCCAGGCCCGCGAAAACGACAGCCACCGCGCCGTGCTGGAGCAGTGGTTGCGCAGCTACCGCCCCGAGGAACTCTTCGACGACGCGGGGGCTCCGGTGGCGGCGGTCGGCGGGTTGCATCCGGTCGGGGAGCGGCGCATGAGCGCGAACCCGCACGCGAACGGGGGGCTGTTGCTGCGCGACCTGCGCATGCCCGACTTCGCCGACTATGCCGTCCCCGTGGCCCATCCCGGCACCGGGGCCGTGGAATCCACCCGGGTCCTGGGCACCTTCCTGCGGGACATCATGGCTGCGAACATGGACAATTTCCGGGTCTTCGCCCCGGACGAAAACAACTCCAACCGGCTGGGGGACATCTTCGACGCGACCGACCGGGCCTGGAATGCCCGGACCGTTCCAGAGGATGACCATCTCGCCCGCGACGGTCGGGTCATGGAAATCCTCTCCGAACACACCTGCCAGGGCTGGCTGGAAGGCTACCTGCTCTCGGGCCGGCACGGATTCTTTTCCTGCTACGAGGCGTTCATCCACATCGTCGACTCGATGTTCAACCAGCACGCCAAGTGGCTGACAACGACCAACGACATTCCGTGGCGCCGCCCGGTCGCTTCCCTGAACTACCTGCTGACCTCCCATGTGTGGCGGCAGGACAACAACGGGTTCTCGCACCAGGACCCCGGGTTCATCGACCATGTGATCAACAAGAAGACCGACGTCATCCGCGTCTACCTGCCGCCGGACGCCAACACTCTCCTGTCCGTGGCCGACCACTGCCTGCGCAGCCGCCAGTACGTCAACGTCATTGTCGCCGGAAAGCAGCCGCAACTGCAGTACCTGGACATGCAGCAGGCGATCGTGCACTGCACCAAAGGCATCGGGATCTGGGACTGGGCCAGTTCGGATGCGGTCGGGGAACCCGACGTGGTCATGGGCTGCGCCGGCGATGTGCCCACAATGGAGACCCTGGCCGCCGTCGACATCCTCCGCGGGCGGTTCCCGGATCTGAAGATCCGGGTGGTCAACGTTGTTGACCTTATGCGCCTGCAGGATGACACGGAACATCCCCATGGCCTGTCCGGGCGGGACTTCGATGCCCTGTTCACCACTGACAAACCGGTGATCTTCGCCTACCACGGCTACCCGTGGTTGATCCACCGGCTCACGTACCGGCGGACGAACCACGGCAACATCCATGTCCGCGGCTACAAGGAGGAAGGCACCACCACGACCCCGTTCGATATGTGCGTGCTCAACCAGCTCGACCGGTTCAACCTTGCCATCGACGTCATCGACCGGGTGCCGAAATTGAAGGACGTTTCGGCGCATGTCCGCGAGGAGCTCAAGAACAAGCTCATCGAGCACCGGCAGTACATCCGGGCCCACGGTGAGGACATGCCGGAGATCCGGAACTGGGAGTGGGCGTCCGCACCGGGTCCTGCCAATGTCCCGGCCGATGAAGCTGTGGAGGAGCCGGCTTAG
- a CDS encoding heavy metal translocating P-type ATPase yields the protein MSSKTQTVVMEVAGVHWASSKTVAETTLSRRPGVLSVEANPVSQTANVTFDPDKTSIADLRSWVQDCGYHCSGQSVPEHICDPMHETGSAPSAAAGHGTAEHRPSAHEGDTALVPEAHAGHEVPAGQPRHAPRDAEDVMGHGGHSMSMEAMIRDMRNRFLIALLLSVPITLWSPIGREVLGFTVPAPFGLRDDVFALIVSLPVIFYSAWIFFDGAYRALKARTLDMMVLVAVGVGAGWLYSLIVTLTGGGEVFYEAATVLATFVLLGHWVEMRARGGANDAIRTLLELAPSKALVIKNGEPVEVPTSEVLPGDLMLVRPGAKIPTDGTVEDGDSDIDESMVTGESLPVAKSPGSEVIGATVNTTGTLRVRATKVGADTALAQIVALVQEAQNSKAPGQHLADRAAFWLVLVALIGGSATFLAWWLAGATVPQAILFAITVVVITCPDALGLATPTAIMVGTGLGAKRGVLFKNATALETAAHIDTVVMDKTGTLTKGEPEVTDFIAYGFDEDELLALVAAVERESEHPLAAAVVNYAVARGVPSADAEAFRNVPGHGAGASVNGRKVFVGNRKLMVAEGIDIGPVAEQREALASTGRTAVLVAVDGRAAGVIALADAARETAASAVAALHESGVEVVMLTGDNEATAKRIAAQLGIDTVMAEVLPEDKSAKVAELQKAGKRVAMVGDGVNDAPALAQADLGIAIGAGTDVAIETADVVLMRSDPLDVPIALRIGKGTLRKMRQNLGWAIGYNVIALPIAAGVFYPAFGLMLSPEIAAISMSGSSVIVAVNALLLKRLRLPEPGEATGSTIKTEPAPEPSGVR from the coding sequence ATGAGTAGTAAGACACAAACCGTGGTCATGGAGGTGGCAGGTGTCCACTGGGCCTCGTCCAAGACCGTCGCCGAAACCACGCTCTCCCGCCGGCCGGGAGTGCTCAGCGTGGAAGCGAATCCGGTCTCGCAGACCGCGAACGTCACGTTCGACCCGGACAAGACCTCCATCGCCGACCTCCGGAGCTGGGTGCAGGACTGCGGCTACCACTGTTCCGGCCAGTCAGTGCCGGAGCATATCTGTGATCCGATGCACGAAACCGGCTCCGCCCCGTCGGCAGCTGCCGGGCACGGTACAGCCGAGCACCGCCCCTCTGCCCATGAAGGCGACACCGCCCTCGTCCCGGAAGCGCACGCAGGCCACGAAGTGCCTGCCGGTCAGCCCCGGCATGCGCCCCGGGATGCCGAGGATGTCATGGGCCACGGGGGCCACAGCATGTCGATGGAGGCGATGATCCGGGACATGCGGAACCGTTTCCTGATCGCGCTCCTCCTTTCCGTGCCGATCACCTTGTGGTCGCCGATCGGACGCGAAGTCCTCGGGTTCACCGTCCCGGCCCCGTTCGGATTACGGGACGATGTCTTTGCCTTGATCGTGTCCCTGCCCGTGATTTTCTACTCGGCCTGGATTTTCTTTGACGGCGCCTACCGTGCGCTGAAGGCCAGAACACTGGATATGATGGTCCTGGTCGCGGTCGGCGTGGGGGCGGGCTGGCTCTACAGCCTCATTGTTACCCTGACCGGCGGTGGGGAGGTCTTCTACGAAGCAGCCACCGTCCTGGCCACCTTCGTGTTGCTGGGGCATTGGGTCGAAATGCGTGCAAGGGGCGGCGCAAACGACGCCATCCGCACACTGCTGGAGCTGGCGCCGTCCAAGGCCCTGGTGATCAAAAACGGTGAGCCCGTCGAGGTGCCGACCTCGGAGGTCCTGCCCGGTGACTTGATGCTGGTGCGCCCCGGGGCAAAAATTCCCACGGACGGCACCGTCGAAGACGGCGACTCCGACATTGATGAGTCCATGGTCACCGGTGAAAGCCTGCCCGTGGCCAAGTCACCGGGCTCGGAGGTGATCGGCGCCACGGTCAACACGACCGGAACATTACGTGTCCGCGCCACCAAGGTCGGCGCAGACACCGCCCTGGCGCAGATCGTCGCACTCGTGCAGGAAGCCCAGAACTCCAAAGCCCCCGGCCAACACCTTGCCGACCGCGCCGCATTCTGGCTGGTCCTGGTTGCCCTGATCGGCGGATCCGCCACCTTCCTCGCCTGGTGGCTGGCCGGAGCAACCGTTCCGCAGGCGATCCTCTTTGCCATCACGGTCGTGGTCATCACCTGCCCCGATGCTCTGGGCCTGGCAACCCCGACGGCGATCATGGTCGGCACCGGCCTTGGCGCCAAGCGCGGCGTCCTGTTCAAGAACGCCACAGCACTGGAAACCGCAGCACACATCGACACCGTTGTGATGGACAAGACCGGAACCCTGACCAAGGGTGAACCCGAAGTCACCGACTTCATCGCCTACGGATTCGACGAGGACGAACTTTTGGCTCTCGTGGCCGCCGTCGAACGCGAATCTGAGCACCCTCTCGCCGCCGCCGTCGTCAACTACGCCGTTGCCCGCGGCGTTCCATCGGCTGATGCCGAAGCGTTCCGTAACGTCCCTGGCCACGGTGCTGGCGCCTCGGTAAACGGGCGGAAGGTCTTCGTCGGCAACCGCAAGCTGATGGTGGCCGAGGGCATTGACATCGGGCCGGTAGCCGAACAGCGCGAGGCCCTCGCCTCGACCGGCCGCACGGCAGTTCTGGTGGCCGTGGACGGCAGGGCCGCTGGTGTCATCGCACTGGCCGACGCCGCCCGCGAGACCGCTGCCTCCGCAGTGGCCGCCCTGCATGAAAGCGGCGTGGAGGTCGTCATGCTCACGGGAGACAACGAGGCCACCGCGAAGCGGATTGCTGCCCAGCTCGGCATCGACACCGTCATGGCCGAGGTGCTTCCCGAGGACAAATCCGCGAAGGTGGCCGAACTGCAGAAAGCCGGCAAGCGGGTCGCCATGGTCGGTGACGGCGTCAACGACGCCCCCGCACTGGCGCAGGCCGATCTCGGCATCGCCATCGGAGCCGGCACCGACGTGGCCATCGAAACTGCCGACGTTGTCCTGATGCGCTCAGATCCGCTGGACGTTCCCATCGCCCTCCGGATCGGCAAGGGTACGTTGCGCAAGATGCGCCAGAACCTGGGCTGGGCCATCGGCTACAACGTCATCGCCCTGCCGATCGCCGCGGGCGTCTTCTACCCAGCGTTTGGCCTCATGCTCAGCCCGGAAATAGCCGCGATCTCCATGTCCGGCTCCAGCGTCATTGTCGCCGTCAACGCCCTGCTCCTCAAGCGCCTGCGCCTGCCGGAGCCCGGCGAGGCCACCGGCAGCACGATCAAGACCGAACCTGCCCCGGAGCCAAGCGGCGTCCGCTAA